A stretch of Pogona vitticeps strain Pit_001003342236 chromosome 5, PviZW2.1, whole genome shotgun sequence DNA encodes these proteins:
- the SSTR3 gene encoding somatostatin receptor type 3, with protein sequence MNHLNFSSTLTLWEENSTASGASSVSGNLSLTISLGLDVSGVLIPLVYLVVCVVGLAGNSLVIYVVLCHAVSESVTNVYIFNLALADELFMLGLPFLAAQNALSYWPFGSFMCRLVMAVDAINQFTSIFCLTVMSVDRYLAVVHPGKSSKWRTARVAKAVSATVWVLSSVVVMPVVVFSEVPQGMNTCHIKWPEPAAVWKAGFIIYTAVLGFFGPLLIICLCYLLIVIKVRSSGRKVQAVTAKRKHSERRVTRMVVAVVAVFVLCWLPFYVLNIINVIWTLPEEPSLFGVYFLVVVLPYANSCANPIIYGFLSYRFKQGFRRAILRPSRRVQSKEVAAAAITADKVEEEEEEEEEDDEEEEMEVKASKVCKITQNGNGRQKCTPLTGSRGQSDQKQIPEEPVSCEKPSIMSISYL encoded by the coding sequence ATGAACCATCTCAACTTCTCTTCCACATTGACTTTGTGGGAAGAGAACTCAACAGCTAGTGGGGCATCATCTGTTTCTGGCAATTTGTCCCTAACTATCAGTCTTGGTCTGGATGTCAGCGGTGTCCTTATTCCTCTGGTGTACCTTGTTGTCTGTGTAGTAGGACTAGCTGGAAACTCCTTGGTCATCTATGTGGTCTTGTGCCATGCAGTGAGTGAATCAGTGACCAATGTCTACATCTTCAACTTGGCCTTGGCAGATGAACTCTTCATGCTCGGCCTGCCCTTCTTGGCGGCACAGAACGCCTTATCCTATTGGCCTTTTGGTTCATTCATGTGTCGACTAGTCATGGCTGTGGATGCCATAAATCAATTCACTAGTATTTTTTGCCTTACTGTGATGAGCGTTGACCGCTACTTAGCTGTGGTGCACCCAGGGAAATCATCAAAATGGCGAACAGCAAGGGTGGCCAAGGCTGTCAGTGCCACTGTGTGGGTGCTCTCTTCAGTGGTGGTGATGCCAGTGGTGGTGTTTTCAGAGGTCCCTCAGGGCATGAACACGTGCCACATTAAGTGGCCTGAGCCCGCTGCAGTATGGAAGGCTGGTTTCATTATCTACACAGCTGTGCTTGGCTTCTTTGGGCCACTGTTGATCATCTGCCTGTGTTACCTACTCATTGTCATCAAGGTTCGCTCCTCAGGAAGAAAGGTACAGGCGGTGACAGCCAAGCGCAAGCACTCTGAACGGAGGGTCACACGTATGGTCGTAGCTGTGGTAGCCGTCTTTGTACTCTGCTGGCTGCCTTTCTATGTGCTGAACATCATCAATGTCATTTGGACTTTGCCTGAGGAGCCATCCCTTTTTGGTGTCTATTTCCTTGTTGTGGTGCTGCCCTATGCCAACAGCTGTGCCAATCCCATCATCTATGGCTTCCTCTCCTACCGCTTCAAGCAGGGTTTCCGTAGGGCCATCCTGAGACCGTCTCGCCGAGTGCAGAGCAaagaagtagcagcagcagcaatcacAGCAGATAaggtggaagaagaggaggaggaggaggaagaggatgacgAGGAAGAAGAAATGGAGGTAAAAGCAAGTAAGGTCTGCAAGATTACCCAAAATGGCAATGGCAGGCAGAAGTGTACCCCACTCACTGGATCAAGAGGACAAAGTGACCAGAAGCAAATACCTGAGGAACCGGTTAGCTGTGAGAAGCCTAGCATTATGAGCATTAGCTACTTATAA